The Primulina huaijiensis isolate GDHJ02 chromosome 17, ASM1229523v2, whole genome shotgun sequence genome window below encodes:
- the LOC140963115 gene encoding phosphatidylglycerophosphate phosphatase PTPMT2-like encodes MYIEELSEGGCENGEQQVNNGVAEGAIVVWDAKRALVGAGARALFYPTLLYNVVRNKIQSEFRWWDRVDEFILLGAVPFPTDVPRLKALGVGGVVTLNEPYETLVPTSLYHDYNIEHLVIPTRDYLFAPVYGDICQAVEFIHKNTLCGKTTYVHCKAGRGRSTTIVLCYLVKHEKMTPDAAFLYVRSIRPRVLLASSQWQAVQDYYIRLKEPEVKTCTDNPQSRSLSFPINVDLEDLDYGSIVVVDESDLDGYEENSDSNIGGRNMMTEVNLACRVQFASQAAIARLSCLWLRTHSEQKVTRKKMGSSVGSSQIGSPGVDVHVY; translated from the exons ATGTATATTGAGGAACTGAGTGAGGGAGGTTGTGAGAATGGGGAGCAGCAAGTCAATAATGGTGTTGCAGAAGGGGCTATTGTTGTTTGGGATGCGAAACGGGCTTTGGTTGGAGCTGGGGCTCGTGCTCTGTTCTATCCCACATTGCTGTACAATGTTGTCAGAAATAAGATTCAGTCTGAGTTTCGGTGGTGGGATAGGGTCGATGAG TTTATTTTGCTAGGTGCTGTACCATTTCCCACTGATGTTCCGCGCTTGAAAGCTCTTGGTGTAGGTGGTGTGGTTACCTTGAACGAACCATATGAAACTTTAGTTCCAACATCCCTGTATCAT GATTATAACATTGAGCACTTGGTGATACCTACAAGAGATTATCTTTTTGCTCCTGTGTATGGGGATATTTGCCAAGCTGTAGAATTCATTCACA aGAATACACTTTGTGGCAAAACTACATATGTTCACTGCAAGGCTGGTCGTGGCCGCAGCACTACAATTGTTCTCTGTTATCTT GTCAAACACGAGAAGATGACCCCCGATGCTGCATTTCTATATGTGAGGTCAATCAGGCCGAGAGTTCTTTTGGCCTCTTCCCAGTGGCAG GCTGTTCAAGATTACTATATCAGACTCAAGGAGCCGGAAGTTAAAACCTGCACCGATAATCCACAAAGTAGAAGTTTAAGTTTCCCTATAAATGTGGACCTTGAAGATCTTGACTATGGTTCGATTGTGGTAGTTGATGAATCTGACCTTGATGGATATGAAGAAAACAGTGATTCCAATATAGGGGGACGGAACATGATGACTGAGGTGAACCTCGCCTGTAGAGTACAGTTTGCTAGTCAGGCAGCAATAGCAAGGCTTTCATGCCTGTGGCTTCGTACCCACTCGGAGCAAAAGGtaacaagaaagaaaatgggaagCTCCGTGGGGAGCAGTCAGATAGGTAGTCCGGGAGTTGATGTCCATGTTTATTGA
- the LOC140962683 gene encoding uncharacterized protein isoform X2, with product MGLFLSFMGKGLPTTQLLSLVMGTLHRQFIQEDINTFEEFHFAILDIFNTVNAALPGKHYDVPLPKEVQACYDEWKGAANESEKKELFIKFMKKNVNISKLDDSTLIAGIVTPPAAMAAKKAGESLPQLKLIKTIPDVIFIPSATVLALVSVKLSRKMFLGKIADMK from the exons ATGGGATTGTTCTTAAGCTTCATGGGAAAAG GTTTGCCAACAACACAACTGCTAAGTTTGGTGATGGGAACTCTCCACAGACAATTCATACAGGAAGATATAAACACTTTTGAGGAGTTCCATTTTGCCATTCTCGACATTTTCAA CACCGTGAATGCAGCATTGCCTGGCAAACATTACGATGTTCCTTTACCAAAAGAAGTTCAG GCATGCTATGATGAATGGAAAGGAGCGGCAAACGAGTCAGAAAAAAAGGAATTATTCATCAAATTCATGAAGAAGAATGTGAATATCAGCAAGTTAGATGACTCCACACTCATAGCCGGAATTGTAACGCCTCCCGCTGCCATGGCAGCCAAGAAAGCAGGGGAGAGCCTCCCTCAGCTCAAACTGATCAAGACAATACCTGATGTCATTTTCATCCCTTCAGCCACGGTGCTGGCTCTTGTTTCCGTCAAGTTATCGAGGAAGATGTTTCTTGGCAAAATCGCTGACATGAAATAA
- the LOC140962683 gene encoding uncharacterized protein isoform X1, with protein sequence MKIFRRDNYIKCNPSFLYFSKLQTKQSQESSISLPTTQLLSLVMGTLHRQFIQEDINTFEEFHFAILDIFNTVNAALPGKHYDVPLPKEVQACYDEWKGAANESEKKELFIKFMKKNVNISKLDDSTLIAGIVTPPAAMAAKKAGESLPQLKLIKTIPDVIFIPSATVLALVSVKLSRKMFLGKIADMK encoded by the exons ATGAAAATCTTCAGACGCGATAACTATATCAAGTGCAATCCCTCCTTTTTATATTTCTCAAAACTGCAGACAAAGCAAAGCCAAGAATCAAGCATTA GTTTGCCAACAACACAACTGCTAAGTTTGGTGATGGGAACTCTCCACAGACAATTCATACAGGAAGATATAAACACTTTTGAGGAGTTCCATTTTGCCATTCTCGACATTTTCAA CACCGTGAATGCAGCATTGCCTGGCAAACATTACGATGTTCCTTTACCAAAAGAAGTTCAG GCATGCTATGATGAATGGAAAGGAGCGGCAAACGAGTCAGAAAAAAAGGAATTATTCATCAAATTCATGAAGAAGAATGTGAATATCAGCAAGTTAGATGACTCCACACTCATAGCCGGAATTGTAACGCCTCCCGCTGCCATGGCAGCCAAGAAAGCAGGGGAGAGCCTCCCTCAGCTCAAACTGATCAAGACAATACCTGATGTCATTTTCATCCCTTCAGCCACGGTGCTGGCTCTTGTTTCCGTCAAGTTATCGAGGAAGATGTTTCTTGGCAAAATCGCTGACATGAAATAA
- the LOC140963146 gene encoding homeobox-leucine zipper protein HAT3-like isoform X1 — MAKKDDCLGLSLSLRCPENLNPDPLPPTPPKRLAAAAHFPLSLFRSPSPFMQLQKISRTDAFQTAAARQAEPRTFLGGIDINRTLTVVECDGEDEDEDEEGMVTSPNSTVSSISGKRNEREENDGERAASSSMEIEEDGGDAASRKKLRLSKVQAAVLEETFKEHSTLNPVTKNGFSKKARSEASAGGGVVSEQKGEDKVEANRGRLRVLEPLLREFDRRKQTIAEGSEGSPSSEALPAILRQHDPSNHTHYVPPVRACGLCCSPQPPTAHVGCGQTSRAQIVIEEGADMGIL; from the exons aTGGCCAAAAAAGATGATTGTTTAGGGTTGAGTTTGAGCTTGAGATGCCCGGAGAATCTGAATCCTGATCCTCTTCCGCCGACTCCCCCAAAGCGGCTAGCAGCAGCAGCCCACTTTCCGTTGAGTTTGTTTAGATCTCCTTCACCTTTTATGCAGCTGCAAAAAATTTCGAGAACTGATGCATTTCAGACTGCGGCAG CTCGTCAGGCGGAACCCAGAACATTTCTTGGCGGGATCGACATAAATCGAACACTAACTGTAGTAGAATGCGATggagaagatgaagatgaagatgaagaagggATGGTCACATCCCCAAACAGTACAGTTTCAAGCATCAGTGGGAAGAGAAATGAGAGAGAAGAGAACGATGGAGAGAGGGCGGCAAGCAGCTCCATGGAGATAGAGGAAGATGGCGGCGACGCGGCTTCGAGGAAGAAGCTCCGCCTTTCCAAGGTACAGGCGGCGGTGCTGGAAGAGACTTTCAAGGAGCACAGCACTCTGAATCCGGTGA CAAAAAATGGGTTTAGCAAAAAAGCTAGATCTGAGGCCTCGGCAGGTGGAGGTGTGGTTTCAGAACAGAAGGGCGAG GACAAAGTTGAAGCAAACAGAGGTAGATTGCGAGTACTTGAGCCGTTGTTGCGAGAATTTGACAGAAGAAAACAGACGATTGCAGAAGGAAGTGAGGGATCTCCGAGCTCTGAAGCTCTCCCCGCAATTCTACGCCAACATGACCCCTCCAACCACACTCACTATGTGCCCCCGGTGCGAGCATGTGGCTTGTGTTGCAGCCCCCAGCCGCCAACCGCCCACGTGGGCTGCGGCCAAACCAGTCGAGCCCAAATCGTGATCGAGGAGGGTGCAGATATGGGCATTTTGTAA
- the LOC140963146 gene encoding homeobox-leucine zipper protein HAT3-like isoform X2 has protein sequence MAKKDDCLGLSLSLRCPENLNPDPLPPTPPKRLAAAAHFPLSLFRSPSPFMQLQKISRTDAFQTAAARQAEPRTFLGGIDINRTLTVVECDGEDEDEDEEGMVTSPNSTVSSISGKRNEREENDGERAASSSMEIEEDGGDAASRKKLRLSKVQAAVLEETFKEHSTLNPKQKMGLAKKLDLRPRQVEVWFQNRRARTKLKQTEVDCEYLSRCCENLTEENRRLQKEVRDLRALKLSPQFYANMTPPTTLTMCPRCEHVACVAAPSRQPPTWAAAKPVEPKS, from the exons aTGGCCAAAAAAGATGATTGTTTAGGGTTGAGTTTGAGCTTGAGATGCCCGGAGAATCTGAATCCTGATCCTCTTCCGCCGACTCCCCCAAAGCGGCTAGCAGCAGCAGCCCACTTTCCGTTGAGTTTGTTTAGATCTCCTTCACCTTTTATGCAGCTGCAAAAAATTTCGAGAACTGATGCATTTCAGACTGCGGCAG CTCGTCAGGCGGAACCCAGAACATTTCTTGGCGGGATCGACATAAATCGAACACTAACTGTAGTAGAATGCGATggagaagatgaagatgaagatgaagaagggATGGTCACATCCCCAAACAGTACAGTTTCAAGCATCAGTGGGAAGAGAAATGAGAGAGAAGAGAACGATGGAGAGAGGGCGGCAAGCAGCTCCATGGAGATAGAGGAAGATGGCGGCGACGCGGCTTCGAGGAAGAAGCTCCGCCTTTCCAAGGTACAGGCGGCGGTGCTGGAAGAGACTTTCAAGGAGCACAGCACTCTGAATCCG AAGCAAAAAATGGGTTTAGCAAAAAAGCTAGATCTGAGGCCTCGGCAGGTGGAGGTGTGGTTTCAGAACAGAAGGGCGAG GACAAAGTTGAAGCAAACAGAGGTAGATTGCGAGTACTTGAGCCGTTGTTGCGAGAATTTGACAGAAGAAAACAGACGATTGCAGAAGGAAGTGAGGGATCTCCGAGCTCTGAAGCTCTCCCCGCAATTCTACGCCAACATGACCCCTCCAACCACACTCACTATGTGCCCCCGGTGCGAGCATGTGGCTTGTGTTGCAGCCCCCAGCCGCCAACCGCCCACGTGGGCTGCGGCCAAACCAGTCGAGCCCAAATCGTGA
- the LOC140962683 gene encoding uncharacterized protein isoform X3 — MGTLHRQFIQEDINTFEEFHFAILDIFNTVNAALPGKHYDVPLPKEVQACYDEWKGAANESEKKELFIKFMKKNVNISKLDDSTLIAGIVTPPAAMAAKKAGESLPQLKLIKTIPDVIFIPSATVLALVSVKLSRKMFLGKIADMK; from the exons ATGGGAACTCTCCACAGACAATTCATACAGGAAGATATAAACACTTTTGAGGAGTTCCATTTTGCCATTCTCGACATTTTCAA CACCGTGAATGCAGCATTGCCTGGCAAACATTACGATGTTCCTTTACCAAAAGAAGTTCAG GCATGCTATGATGAATGGAAAGGAGCGGCAAACGAGTCAGAAAAAAAGGAATTATTCATCAAATTCATGAAGAAGAATGTGAATATCAGCAAGTTAGATGACTCCACACTCATAGCCGGAATTGTAACGCCTCCCGCTGCCATGGCAGCCAAGAAAGCAGGGGAGAGCCTCCCTCAGCTCAAACTGATCAAGACAATACCTGATGTCATTTTCATCCCTTCAGCCACGGTGCTGGCTCTTGTTTCCGTCAAGTTATCGAGGAAGATGTTTCTTGGCAAAATCGCTGACATGAAATAA